In the Tetrapisispora phaffii CBS 4417 chromosome 7, complete genome genome, one interval contains:
- the QCR2 gene encoding ubiquinol--cytochrome-c reductase subunit 2 (similar to Saccharomyces cerevisiae QCR2 (YPR191W); ancestral locus Anc_7.548) — MLSHAHKLQFSKQSIRRLSIVAKPNVNNEELSLLSVKVRAGSRFASKDGVSHLLSRFNFQNTNNKSALRLVRESELLGGRFESTVDREFITLKAAFLKADLPYYLEAIGNVLYKTSFKPHELVETVLPAAHHDLTLNNIHPINKAEDSLYNLTFRSGLGNPVYFDGVEKISLDELKDFANKVYTKENIIIEAEGIEENDLKKFVTESVINSLPAGSQLKAENQSIHTGQTSRLRHVGESVAAIAIPLKLDELPTFQVLKNYLSTDVSGLSDLITTIKLDAYSDVALFSLYVKGHDTIKVGSDIKKIISELKKGINISSAKSFTELQASLQSATVDVSKVKDFKLTNFNYSAVGDVTKLPYYNEL; from the coding sequence ATGCTATCCCACGCTCATAAACTACAGTTTTCAAAACAATCGATTAGAAGACTGTCAATAGTCGCCAAACCAAACGTTAATAACGAAGAATTATCCCTTCTATCAGTTAAAGTGAGGGCTGGATCTCGTTTTGCTTCAAAAGATGGTGTTTCTCATTTACTTTCGAGGTTCAACTTTCAAAACACTAACAATAAATCTGCTTTGAGATTAGTAAGGGAATCTGAACTTTTAGGTGGTAGATTTGAATCCACTGTCGACAGGGAATTTATCACTTTGAAGGCAGCTTTTTTGAAGGCAGATTTGCCTTATTATCTCGAAGCAATCGGTAACGTTCTTTACAAGACATCTTTCAAACCACATGAACTAGTCGAAACAGTATTACCTGCTGCTCATCATGATTTAACtctaaataatattcacCCAATCAATAAAGCCGAAGATTCGCTATACAATTTGACTTTCAGATCAGGTTTAGGTAACCCAGTCTATTTCGATGGTGTGGAAAAGATTTCTTTGGATGAGTTAAAAGACTTCGCTAATAAAGTTTACACTaaggaaaatattatcatcgAAGCTGAAggaattgaagaaaatgacTTGAAAAAATTCGTCACTGAATCTGTCATAAATTCTTTGCCAGCTGGTTCCCAATTAAAGGCAGAAAACCAATCCATCCATACTGGTCAAACCTCGAGGTTAAGACACGTCGGTGAATCTGTTGCAGCTATTGCTATCCCATTGAAATTAGACGAATTACCAACATTCCAAgtattaaagaattatttatcCACAGATGTCTCTGGATTATCAGATTTGATCACCACTATTAAGTTGGATGCTTACTCCGATGTGGCTTTATTCTCTTTGTACGTCAAAGGTCATGACACTATAAAGGTCGGCTCCGATATCAAGAAAATCATTtctgaattgaaaaaaggTATCAATATCTCTTCTGCTAAATCATTCACTGAATTGCAAGCATCCTTACAGAGCGCAACTGTTGATGTTTCAAAAGTTAAAGATTTCAAGTTGactaattttaattactCGGCTGTAGGTGATGTTACCAAATTACCATACTACAATGAATTATAA
- the RPC82 gene encoding DNA-directed RNA polymerase III subunit C82 (similar to Saccharomyces cerevisiae RPC82 (YPR190C); ancestral locus Anc_7.547): MSTASVVDATGAAAPVAGEETDLKVTFTDEVNDLTGVASLEQRSLNSKSFLYSEVTKSHLGENAELVIRVLVSKGRLTIHEIHRYISGVLENGMNKFAGINKGKIKKILISLVQLRCVSFFVENSLNKKASTYYSVNYDGLDILLYNGLILEEVSNRFNSDLATRVVQNILSVGSLTIEEYLHSGDFKSEGIEFNVKQAFLQLFEQGFLVPMSMVLHTPINDLWNKIYAEEYKKIPRTSTLSELKKKTEAKEKAKVKFLFYFDDLNNISKNTMIDPQTSMKILKQNIPLTINFDRFLKTRRTKQLVHFARSRVGDIPAFIYKLALQSTERNSLPVTNPFVKTGLLQDLDDANIIREEDRVNEESKKVTFTAADITRCLPHGLDLKGSLTSKVKSNKRMNNESENNVPKKLKTEDGFVIPSTPSVLSLSEKSNESIDTHTQGEESTILDDVDIDVNFDEQADPITLVNGHLKLLSQSNIPFLREAKPGVFFVPFTELLPVLRSSTYDNIITSTLGPSSTRVRRCVIANRLTSEKVINSTALMKEKDIRSTIASVLKYNVLEIQEVPRTADRGASRAVFLFRSKERHSYDFMRENISWNMANLMYKEDKLKADNITLLTKANRDDVKGKEGELLLPSEMSQLKMVNERELNIKTRICRLLSLWEVYKF; encoded by the coding sequence ATGTCTACCGCCAGTGTAGTTGACGCAACTGGAGCTGCCGCTCCAGTTGCTGGAGAAGAAACTGATTTGAAAGTCACTTTTACCGATGAAGTTAACGATTTAACGGGGGTTGCGTCTTTGGAGCAGAGGTCATTGAACTCAAAGTCCTTTCTTTACTCTGAGGTCACTAAATCACATTTGGGAGAGAATGCAGAGTTGGTTATAAGAGTTTTGGTTTCGAAAGGGAGGTTGACGATTCATGAAATACACAGGTATATCAGCGGTGTACTTGAAAATGGAATGAACAAGTTTGCAGGTATTAACAAAGGAAAGATCAAGAAGATTCTGATCTCATTGGTGCAATTGAGATGTGTTAGCTTCTTCGTTGAaaattctttgaataaGAAGGCTAGCACGTACTATTCCGTCAATTACGACGGTCTGGACATTTTACTTTACAATGGGTTGATCCTTGAAGAGGTTTCAAACAGATTTAACTCGGATTTGGCAACAAGAGTTGTCCAAAACATATTATCCGTGGGTTCGTTGACCATCGAGGAGTATTTACACAGTGGAGATTTTAAATCGGAAGGTATTGAATTCAACGTCAAGCAAGCTTTCTTACAACTGTTCGAACAGGGGTTTTTGGTTCCAATGTCTATGGTATTGCATACACCAATTAATGATCTTTggaataaaatatatgcTGAggaatataaaaaaatccCAAGAACATCAACTTTATCAGagttaaagaaaaaaactGAGGCCAAGGAAAAAGCAAAAGTGAAATTTTTGTTCtattttgatgatttaaataacatCTCAAAAAACACAATGATAGACCCTCAAACCtcaatgaaaattttaaagcaAAATATACCACTAACGattaattttgatagatttttgaaaactAGAAGAACTAAACAATTGGTTCATTTTGCTAGATCAAGAGTAGGCGACATCCCtgcatttatttataaattagCGTTACAGTCAACTGAAAGGAACTCTTTACCTGTAACAAATCCATTCGTGAAAACGGGTTTATTGCAAGATTTAGATGATGCGAATATTATTAGAGAAGAGGATAGAGTTAATgaagaatcaaaaaaagTTACTTTTACTGCAGCTGACATAACAAGATGCTTGCCACATGGCTTAGATTTGAAAGGATCTTTAACATCGAAAGTAAAATCGAACAAACGTATGAACAATGAATCAGAAAATAACGTAccaaagaaattaaagacCGAAGATGGATTTGTCATTCCATCCACTCCATCTGTATTATCTCTTTcagaaaaatcaaatgaaTCTATTGATACTCATACTCAAGGTGAAGAAAGTACAATATTGGATGATGTAGATATTGATGTTAACTTTGACGAACAGGCTGATCCTATTACTTTGGTCAATGGccatttgaaattattatcacAATCAAATATTCCATTTTTAAGAGAGGCAAAACCAGGTGTTTTTTTCGTACCATTTACAGAACTTCTCCCTGTGTTGCGTTCTAGTAcatatgataatattattacatcTACTTTGGGTCCATCTTCAACTCGTGTTCGTCGTTGTGTAATTGCTAATAGATTAACGTCTGAGAAAGTTATTAATTCAACAGCATTGATGAAAGAGAAAGATATCAGATCAACTATTGCATCtgtattgaaatataacGTCTTAGAGATTCAAGAAGTTCCAAGGACAGCAGATAGAGGTGCGTCAAGAGCTGTTTTCTTATTTAGATCAAAGGAAAGACATTCTTACGATTTCATGAGAGAGAATATTTCATGGAATATGGCCAATTTGATGTATAAAGAGGATAAATTGAAAGCTGATAATATTACATTGTTAACAAAGGCTAATAGAGATGATGTTAAGGGGAAAGAAGgagaattattattacctAGTGAAATGAgtcaattaaaaatggttAATGAACGTGAGCTAAATATCAAAACAAGAATTTGTAGATTATTATCACTGTGGGAAGTatacaaattttaa
- the SKI3 gene encoding SKI complex subunit tetratricopeptide repeat protein SKI3 (similar to Saccharomyces cerevisiae SKI3 (YPR189W); ancestral locus Anc_7.546), which produces MDNKSENLNATKLKQLLKEAKSEVARGDYEEAIDICKQTLKLDKHNYFAYVFLGKSYSCLDSGDISKNIENAISAYREAIDSIPSNLLAWKGLFKLFEERQTMIFPHIIPLEMYFTLCDQYSDLLQEQQQSLVELIHNIRMLRKAVPDIEYMFLQTMRPGVPLAEKIGRHLIKPQDCLKELLSLTLTTEQSEVSKIVSRERLKLSANDPDYQIKINQLAWEVYKNSKCDEYFNQLVNITDNDEERNELEIKWLDHRITVLHSMPADTKHTLYGIIKTMVEDLVLVDTSSVRAWKLYFEWQDYQDLNSLDSKLVLRFFKKFPNEPLAVILYSWLFSFFSKYDTTSFNITDSNDKKVNESRSNDKELADNDFNREELTNEEDIEELKEMLEQDEDSPILLESDILTSLIEYIPKAQTSALAHRIVSQYYILSREYEAALPYIKTGTSLVANSIKSLGATLPNSKLAFTLNLATVYTYFDFKRNYKTALALYEKILTVEPHNASAKLGKGLIFIEMENWKEANNLLLDVRKEFSENMEIVSALGWTYTNLHQYDEAIDILNTALKNMKGTDILSIELHTMTLWRLAKTYLSIQEAKEIENTSKDLSLVNLAYQLLIKSLKLLETFSLSFSTLGHIYTEYYNDEQRAFGCYYKAFELNSGDIIAAEYIIRKYTNAENWSAAHAIAEALVQSDGAKKYLKSLSWPYRVVGISHLERQQEAESIEWFQSALRIDKEDIESWVGLGQAYVGCGRIEASIKVFEKAIELDSNHLYAKLFLAESLSNIGEYEDSILLLKELTLSSLDQEVFHATYASTLTNYATDLYNRGFLTKSIKVSVEAIDSIYHLFVDLQTHPQIAWISLFSSLQLFISVQSKIEELPIETLVSIFETVKNLQIEELDAIDKINLESILSSTDDDNITIACKFLVLSSKCAFTSGTNSETSATVKSSLWHNIGVSELVSLLMLRLPESRDAAIFSFKKAIEYQSNSTKSWIALGISTMDINWRVSQHCFIKSIALSPKDTEVWFNLSLLALKAKDLDFARQVLARTQSIAPQESSPWLGMALLLEKEGNTQESINMFSHAYILANGRSKVAQLLYAKNTLQNQIGYSKTENNLDSLEELSTAAYALEQYLKKSPNDAYALQSSLLVLERLHQYLYADKLASRLSEILEKRFEKTQDEKELYNFAIIKSQISRIQLGLGNYETSIDNANLSQGIIQEYDSSLALSCQISNNICLGLAYYFLDDYDKTLEHFQILTKLSEDSKYLVILVSKVLYDIGSEESKMIALDELTEYIAINGNELLVTLTIAAISLLENHVDILETILQDLQNISLSEKIKDTHLSLQFLILNLVKKLERTSSSSELPLFQQTAFFFPNNDRSWKNLSEKISLRVASEGQNKLTAEQLSEKYSEMSNLRNIQRSLFLTPWSAKSLKSLNECF; this is translated from the coding sequence ATGGATAATAAATCAGAGAATTTGAATGCTACGAAGCTGAAGCAGCTTTTGAAAGAGGCAAAATCAGAGGTAGCTAGAGGTGATTACGAGGAGGCTATTGATATCTGTAAACAAACTTTGAAATTGGATAAGCACAATTACTTTGCCTATGTATTCTTAGGGAAGTCATATTCTTGTTTAGATTCCGGTGATATTTCTAAGAACATAGAAAATGCAATTTCTGCTTATAGGGAAGCTATTGATTCTATTCCTTCAAATTTACTAGCATGGAAAGGGTTATTCAAGCTTTTTGAGGAGAGACAAACCATGATCTTCCCACATATAATACCATTGGAAATGTATTTTACTTTATGTGATCAATATTCTGATCTATTAcaagaacaacaacaatCACTAGTCGAGTTAATTCATAATATACGTATGCTTAGGAAGGCAGTTCCagatattgaatatatgtTTTTGCAAACTATGAGACCGGGTGTACCACTTGCTGAGAAGATTGGTAGACATTTGATTAAACCACAAGATTGTTTAAAAGAGTTATTGTCACTGACTTTAACTACAGAACAAAGTgaagtttcaaaaattgtCAGTAGGGAGAGATTAAAGTTGAGCGCAAATGATCCAGACTATCAGATTAAAATCAATCAGTTAGCATGGGAAGTGTATAAGAATTCTAAATGTGATGAGTATTTCAATCAATTGGTTAATATTACtgataatgatgaagaaagaaaCGAACTTGAGATAAAATGGCTAGATCATAGAATTACAGTTCTACACTCTATGCCTGCTGATACCAAACACACGTTATATGGGATAATTAAAACAATGGTAGAAGATTTGGTTTTAGTTGACACCTCTTCTGTTAGAGCATGGaagttatattttgaatggCAAGATTACCAAGATTTGAATTCCTTAGATTCAAAATTAGTGTTACGTTTCTTCAAAAAGTTTCCTAATGAACCATTGGCAGTCATACTGTATTCCTggttattttcatttttttcgAAATATGACACAACCTCGTTCAATATAACCGATAGTAATGATAAAAAGGTTAATGAATCCAGATCAAACGATAAAGAACTTGCAGACAATGATTTTAATCGTGAAGAACTTActaatgaagaagatattgaagaacTGAAGGAAATGCTTGAACAAGATGAGGATTCCCCAATTTTACTTGAATCAGATATATTGACCTCTCTTATCGAATATATACCAAAGGCTCAAACTTCTGCTTTGGCTCACAGAATTGTTTcacaatattatatactttCCAGAGAGTACGAGGCTGCATTACCATACATAAAAACAGGTACTTCATTAGTTGCTAATTCCATCAAATCTCTAGGTGCAACACTTCCAAATTCAAAGTTAGCCTTTACTTTAAATTTAGCCACAGTTTATacatattttgattttaaaagaaactACAAAACAGCATTAGCTTTATATGAAAAGATTTTGACAGTCGAACCACATAATGCAAGCGCAAAGTTAGGTAAAGGTTTAATATTCATAGAAATGGAGAATTGGAAAGAAGCAAACAATCTGTTGCTTGATGTTAGAAAAGAATTCTCAGAAAATATGGAGATTGTAAGTGCTTTAGGATGGACATACACAAACTTACACCAATATGATGAAGCTATTGATATCTTGAACACtgctttaaaaaatatgaaaggCACTGATATTTTATCGATTGAATTACATACAATGACTCTTTGGAGACTAGCAAAAACCTATCTATCTATACAGGAGGCAAAAGAGATCGAGAACACTTCAAAAGACTTATCTCTAGTCAATTTGGCCTATCAACTACTAATTAAATCTTTGAAGCTTCTGGAAAccttttcattatcattttctacACTTGGGCATATTTATACagaatattataatgatGAACAGAGAGCGTTTGGATGCTACTATAAAGCATTCGAATTAAATTCCGGTGATATAATTGCAGcagaatatattataagGAAATATACAAACGCAGAAAATTGGTCTGCTGCTCATGCCATTGCAGAAGCTCTAGTACAATCTGATGGTGCTAAAAAGTATCTCAAGTCCTTATCTTGGCCTTACAGGGTAGTCGGTATTTCCCATCTGGAAAGGCAACAAGAAGCAGAATCAATTGAATGGTTTCAATCAGCTTTACGTattgataaagaagatattgaatCGTGGGTGGGATTAGGACAAGCCTACGTAGGATGTGGTAGGATTGAGGCTTCTATTAAGGTTTTTGAAAAGGCAATTGAACTAGATTCAAATCATTTGTATGCTAAGCTCTTTTTAGCCGAGTCCCTATCAAACATAGGAGAGTACGAGGACAGTATTCTTTTACTAAAGGAACTAACTTTGTCTTCACTTGATCAAGAGGTTTTCCATGCAACTTATGCTTCAACTTTAACCAATTACGCTACTGATTTATATAACAGAGGttttttaacaaaatcGATAAAAGTTTCAGTAGAGGCCattgattcaatttatcACCTGTTTGTTGATTTACAAACTCACCCACAAATTGCTTGGATTTCACTTTTTAGCTCTCTTCAGTTATTTATATCTGTACAATCTAAGATCGAGGAGCTTCCTATTGAGACGTtagtttcaatatttgaaactGTCAAAAATTTGCAAATAGAAGAGCTAGATGCTATTGACAAAATTAACCTTGAAAGTATCCTTTCATCAACAGACGATGACAATATCACAATAGCCTGCAAATTTTTAGTTCTATCATCAAAGTGTGCTTTTACAAGTGGCACAAACTCAGAAACTTCTGCAACTGTCAAATCATCTCTATGGCATAATATTGGTGTATCTGAACTTGTATCCTTACTAATGTTAAGGTTACCTGAAAGTAGGGACGCTGccatattttcttttaagaAAGCAATAGAATATCAATCAAATTCAACTAAATCATGGATTGCTTTAGGTATCAGTACCATGGACATAAATTGGAGAGTATCCCAACATTGCTTTATAAAATCTATTGCCTTATCACCAAAAGATACTGAGGTTTGGTTTAATTTATCCTTATTGGCTTTGAAGGCTAAGGATCTCGATTTTGCCCGTCAAGTGCTCGCTAGAACGCAAAGTATTGCACCACAGGAGTCATCACCTTGGTTAGGTATGGCATTATTACTAGAAAAAGAGGGAAACACGCAAGAAAGTATTAATATGTTCTCTCATGCATATATTTTAGCAAATGGTAGATCGAAGGTTGCTCAATTATTATATGCTAAGAACACGCTGCAAAACCAAATTGGGTATTCAAAAACTGAAAATAATCTTGATTCTTTAGAAGAACTATCAACTGCAGCGTATGCATTAGAACagtatttgaaaaaatcaCCAAACGATGCGTATGCATTACAAAGTTCGCTTTTAGTTTTAGAAAGATTGCACCAATATCTATATGCCGATAAACTGGCCAGTAGATTATCTgaaatattagaaaaaagatttgaaaaaactCAAGATGAAAAAGAACTGTATAATTTTGCCATAATTAAGTCACAGATTTCTAGAATTCAACTTGGATTAGGCAATTACGAAACTTCGATAGACAATGCTAATTTATCGCAAGGAATTATTCAAGAGTATGACAGCAGTCTGGCACTCTCATGTcaaatatctaataatatttgtttaGGTTTAGCCTATTATTTCCTTGATGATTATGATAAGACTTTAGAACATTTCCAGATATTAACAAAATTGTCTGAGGATTCTAAATACTTGGTGATACTAGTATCTAAGGTATTATATGACATAGGATCCGAGGAATCCAAAATGATTGCTTTGGATGAATTGACGGAATACATAGCCATCAATGGTAATGAATTACTTGTCACCTTAACTATCGCTGCTATTTCCTTACTAGAAAATCATGTTGATATATTGGAAACAATATTACAagatttacaaaatatatcattgTCAGAGAAAATAAAGGATACACATTTAtctcttcaatttttaatattaaatttagtCAAGAAGTTGGAACGAACTTCCTCATCCAGCGAGTTACCATTATTTCAACAAACAGCATTTTTCTTTCCAAATAATGATCGTTCATGGAAGAATTTGTCTGAAAAGATATCTTTGAGAGTAGCTTCCGAAGGACAAAATAAGTTAACTGCAGAACAATTAAGTGAGAAGTACTCTGAAATGTCAAATTTAAGGAATATTCAAAGATCTTTGTTCTTGACTCCTTGGAGTGCGAAGTCTctgaaatcattaaatgaatgtttttaa
- the MLC2 gene encoding Mlc2p (similar to Saccharomyces cerevisiae MLC2 (YPR188C); ancestral locus Anc_7.545): MHTNQSLSVDQISPELINKLKNAFEIIDENGDGAITEADLSSIFKTLGIVMSSDEIKSMLGNNDESEGKLNYPEFLAMMGNILNRFNQKKEVVKKSFEVLSKNSNIDVKKGTIPKQTLLNYLEKNGYENAEIEFKEILMSFSNDKSVNNGDFKIVQFLETVFDE, encoded by the coding sequence ATGCATACGAACCAATCTTTGAGTGTGGACCAAATATCACCAGAGCTAATCAATAAACTGAAGAATGCgtttgaaataattgacGAGAATGGTGATGGGGCAATTACAGAGGCTGATTTAAGTAGcatatttaaaacattagGAATTGTGATGAGCTcagatgaaattaaatcaatgTTAGGAAATAATGATGAGAGTGAAGGTAAATTGAACTATCCTGAATTTTTAGCCATGATGGGTAATATCTTGAATAGGTTTAACCAAAAGAAAGAAGTGGTGAAGAAAAGTTTTGAAGTTCTAAGCAAAAACTCAAATATTGACGTTAAGAAAGGTACGATACCCAAGCAAACccttttaaattatttagaaaaaaatggatATGAAAATGCAGAGATTGAATTCAAAGAGATACTAATGAGTTTCAGCAATGACAAGAGTGTCAATAATGGTGATTTCAAGATAGTACAATTCCTTGAAACTGTATTCGATGAATAA
- the RPO26 gene encoding DNA-directed RNA polymerase core subunit RPO26 (similar to Saccharomyces cerevisiae RPO26 (YPR187W); ancestral locus Anc_7.544), protein MSDYEEGFNDDGNENFENFEVEHFSDEENFNEGFKNDDGNEPKTEDGKTIVVGGTGNGLEVEEQFETIRRKTLKERAIPKEERTTTPYMTKYERARILGTRALQISMNAPVFVDLEGETDPLKIAMKELSEKKIPLVIRRYLPDGSFEDWSVEELIVDL, encoded by the coding sequence atGTCTGATTACGAAGAAGGTTTTAATGATGACGGGAATGAGAATTTCGAGAACTTCGAAGTGGAGCATTTCTCAGATGAAGAGAATTTCAATGAAGGAttcaaaaatgatgatggtAATGAGCCAAAGACCGAAGATGGTAAGACGATAGTTGTTGGTGGTACTGGAAACGGTCTAGAAGTAGAGGAGCAGTTCGAGacaattagaagaaaaactTTGAAGGAAAGAGCTATTCCAAAGGAAGAGAGAACTACGACTCCATACATGACCAAGTACGAAAGAGCTAGAATATTAGGTACTAGAGCTTTACAAATCTCAATGAATGCTCCTGTGTTTGTTGATCTGGAAGGTGAAACTGATCCGCTAAAGATTGCTATGAAGGAACTTTCTGAAAAGAAGATTCCTTTGGTTATTAGAAGATACTTACCAGATGGTTCTTTTGAAGACTGGAGTGTTGAAGAACTGATTGTGGATTTATAA
- the PZF1 gene encoding Pzf1p (similar to Saccharomyces cerevisiae PZF1 (YPR186C); ancestral locus Anc_7.543): MGFVSADSEKSDNVKISLWRSESTARSSSKSSGVALVNGSDTGTDDLDDGGLSDVSVSSIDSFSSSSSTSSRRIKKYFCEYDGCNKSFARPSTLTEHQQSIHLGIKNHSCDVCGSKFSRKSHLERHLISHSAEKPFHCSFCDKGLTTRQQLKRHEITHSKSFQCTFEGCAESFYKHPQLRAHVLSVHLEKLKCQFCGKSFQRPYRLKNHLTKHHNPEVENPYPCSYNNCTKNFKTWTALQRHLKNDHPKVRCEVCDKPCVGESGLKMHMKIHDDKLVIKNWKCNICEHELLDEDLKSEEKSFAKKNELLNHYRKEHNDHIPDELLIDFNTDEDQIFRENDVSVSNRDSSGIANHNNFDTDDNNVRKKRKLTDSMIILNEEKLGRCINGDDMTCELALSSNNSDLRNYETKKGTNALSLLMDTVGRKLSCYFPGCRRTFKTKERFDKHISKHNIHQLKLKIALEKEQGSKENK; encoded by the coding sequence ATGGGATTCGTCAGCGCAGACTCTGAGAAGTCTGATAAtgttaaaatttcattatgGAGAAGTGAATCAACTGCCAGGAGCAGTAGTAAATCTAGTGGTGTTGCATTGGTAAATGGTAGTGATACTGGTACAGACGATTTGGATGACGGCGGGTTGAGCGACGTGAGTGTCAGTAGTATAGACAGTTTTTCCAGCTCATCGAGTACCTCAAGTAGAAgaataaagaaatatttctGCGAATATGATGGTTGCAACAAATCGTTTGCGAGGCCCTCGACATTGACAGAACATCAGCAGTCCATTCATTTGGGGATTAAGAACCATAGTTGCGACGTCTGTGGGAGTAAATTTTCAAGGAAAAGTCATTTGGAGAGACATTTAATATCGCATTCAGCTGAAAAACCTTTCCATTGCTCATTTTGCGACAAAGGTCTGACTACGAGACAACAGTTAAAGAGACATGAAATTACTCATAGTAAATCTTTTCAGTGCACGTTTGAAGGTTGTGCTGAAAGTTTTTATAAACATCCTCAACTCAGAGCACACGTATTGTCTGTGCatttagaaaaattgaaatgtCAATTCTGCGGGAAGAGCTTCCAAAGACCATATAGATTAAAAAACCATTTGACAAAGCATCACAACCCAGAGGTAGAGAATCCGTACCCTTGTTCGTATAACAACTGTACAAAGAATTTCAAGACTTGGACCGCATTGCAAAGgcatttaaaaaatgatcATCCCAAGGTTAGATGTGAAGTATGTGATAAGCCATGTGTTGGTGAGAGTGGGTTAAAAATGCATATGAAAATACATGACGACAAATTGGTAATTAAAAATTGGAAATGTAACATATGTGAACACGAACTGTTGGATGAAGATTTGAAATCAGAAGAGAAATCGTTCgcaaagaaaaatgaattgttGAATCATTATAGAAAAGAACATAATGATCATATACCCGACGAACTGCTTATAGATTTTAACACCGATGAAGATCAGATTTTCAGAGAAAATGATGTATCTGTTTCAAACAGGGATTCATCTGGTATTGCGAAccataataattttgatacCGATGATAATAATGTGAGGAAGAAGAGAAAACTAACAGATTCAATGATAATTctaaatgaagaaaaattaggAAGGTGCATAAATGGTGATGATATGACATGCGAGCTTGCATTATCATCAAACAACAGTGATTTAAGAAACTATGAGACTAAGAAAGGTACCAATGCATTGAGCCTTCTAATGGATACTGTTGGTAGAAAACTAAGTTGCTATTTCCCAGGTTGTAGAAGAACATTCAAAACAAAGGAACGATTTGATAAACATATTTCAAAGCACAATATCCATCAactaaaattgaaaattgcATTGGAAAAGGAACAGGGAtctaaagaaaataaataa